AGGAAAACCTAATTATCCCCGTTGGTTTATATATTGAATATAGAATTTTCTTAAACTTATTCCACTGAATTTATTAGGCAACAACTCATGTCGGCATCTAAAAAGAAGACCGATTAATTTGATTTCAAATCAACCGCTTGCTATTTAACCGCAAACTCCCTAAATTCCCACCCAGTCAACTCTCCTAAAAAAGAAGAAATGCAAATCACCGAACCCACAACCATGATCACCGATTATCTCCTGGGACTTTTTACGGTCATTTTGGCAGTACGGCTTTCTAAAATAAATGAAGGTCAGGAAAACTCGATTCGTTTGTGGGGCGGCGCTTTGGCTGCCACTGCAATTGCGGCTTTTCTTGGCGGCACTTCGCACGGTTTCGCTTTGCATTTTAGCGATTTCGCAAAGACAGCAATCTGGAAAGCGACGGTTTATTCGATAGGGCTGGCCAGCTTTTTCATGCTGTCGGGAACTTTATTCGCGGCGGTCGCAAATCCCCTAAGAAAATTGTTGTTGGGCCTGGTTCTTTTGAAGTTCCTGGTCTATGCCGGCTGGATGGTTTCACATGATGAGTTTAAATACGTCATATTTGACTACGCGCCTGCCATGCTTGGTGTCGTGCTGCTGCAGCTCTACGCCTACTCGAAGTGGAAACACAAAAGTGCAGTCTGGCTGATTTCCGGGGTGGTGATTTCTTTTGCGGCAGCCGGAATTCAAATGAGCGGCTTTACCATTCACCAGCACTTTAATCATAACGACTTGTATCATGTTATCCAAATGGGGGCCATCTTTTTGCTTTATAGAGGCGCGGGTTTGCTCAAGGATCAAAGTTGAACGGAGGAAGAAAATGATTAAATCAAAACTGGGTTGGCCGTTTCTGATTATCCTTTTGCACCTATGTTTTTTTTCTTCAATCAACGGACAAAACGCAAAAGTTATCACAGCTTTGATCGGCGGAACTTTGATCGATGGCTTTGGCAGCACACCGATTCGTAATAGCGTCATCATTGTAGAAGGAGAGCGTATTAAAGCCGTCGGACAGGTTGGCTTTTTGGAGATTCCGCCGGGAGCAAAGATTATCTCCACCGAAGGCATGAGCGTGTTACCCGGATTGTGGGACATGCATGTGCACTTAATGATCAACGGTCACACGGATTATACGCACTGGGACAAAAAGTACACGCCGCTCTTTGAGTCGGTGATCATGCCAGCCTCTGCCAAACAACTGCTGATGTCCGGTGTCACCAGCGCTCGCGATCTCGGGGGTCCGTTAAAGCCAAGCATCGCCGTTCGGGATGCTATCAACTCCGGCAAAATTCCAGGACCCACCATCTATGTGTCAGGACCTTTTATCCAACACAAACCCTATCCCGGTACTGAGCTGTTTCGCTGGGGTGTTAACGGAGCGCAAGATGCCCGCGCCAAGGTTCGCCGTTTAGCCTTAGCCGGGGTCGACTGTATTAAGCTTATTGATCAAGACCAAATGACCATGGAGGAGGTTCAGGCTGTGGTCGATGAAGCACACAAACACAACCTTACTGTAGTCGCTCACTCGCACCGGCCCGAAGAGATCCGCAGAGGACTTTTAGCAGGAGTCGATTGTTTTGAGCATACCGGTTTATCCACTGCTCCGGAGTATCCCCCGGACATTATCTCATTGATCAGAGAGCGAACTGCTAAAATGAATCTTGGGCCACTTTTCTGGACCCCAACCATAGAGGTATTGTTTAATTACGAATACAAGCGCGACAATCCGGAAGAACTCGACGATAACTGCTGGCATGATGGCCTGCCCGACTCAATCATTCAGGATATTAAGTCCTCGTTTCAACACCCGGATCGCCTACCCTATTTTCAAATCACCCCTATTCGGAGGCCGACTTTAAAACGAAAATTTCAACAGCTTAGAGACTCTGGCATTGTCCTGCTCATTGGCACCGACAGCGGCATCCCGATGAAATTCCACTGTCAATCGACCTGGAATGAGCTCGATATTTGGGTACGTGAGCTCGGCGTGGATCCGATGCAAGCCATTCGAGCCGCCACTTACTGGCCTTCCGTGCTCATGAAAGTATCCGAAGATGTGGGTACAATCAGCGAAGGGAAATATGCCGACATCATCGCAGTCAAGGGAGATGTACTGCGTTATATCAATTTGCTGCAAGACGTTGATTTAGTTATCAAACATGGCCGGCAGTACAAGTAAATCATTTCGACTCTTTTTTCTTCTTTTCCTGCTTTCAGGTTTACAAATAGCCCAGGCGCAATCGCCAGAATATGTTCCCGGCCAGCTTCTGGTCAAGGTAAAATCCGTATCTCTTAATAAAGCTTCTTTCCCCGGAAAGGGTAAACTTGGCATCCCTTCGCTCGATGCTATCAACGCATCCAACAGCGTCAAGAAAGTCGAATTATTTCTTAAGCAAAAACATCCCACAAAAAAACTAGCTGGCATTTTTCGAATTTCGTTTTCAAAAGATCAGAATTTAGAAGAAATAATCGCCGCCTATGAGCAAGACCCGAATGTCGAGTACGCTCAGCCGAATTATGTCCACCAAATAGATTTTACGCCAAATGACTCCCTTTTTGAAAATCAAAATGCTCTAAAAAATATTCAAGCGGAGCAGGCCTGGGACCTTCAGCTCGCTTCTCCTGAAATAATTGTGGGAGTGATAGATACCGGCATTGATTACAATCACGAAGATTTAATCGACGCCTTGTGGATTAATTCAGGAGAAGATTTAAATAGTAACGGACGCGTCGATTCAAGCGATTTCAATGGTCTCGATGACGATGGCAACGGCTTTGTGGATGACATTCGCGGCTGGGATTTCACCGACGCACCCACTTTCCCGGACGGCGGAGATTTCCAAACCCCCGACAACGACCCTTTCGATGAAAACGGCCACGGCACTTCGGTGGCCGGCATTATTGGGGCAACCGGCAACAACAAAAAAGGTATCGCCGGGCTGGCTTTCGGTTGTCAAATCATGACCCTGCGGGCCGGCACAAGTTTGGGATTCCTTGAGGAAGACGATGTTGCTTCTGCTATCGTTTACGCCGTGGATAACGGAGCGCGCGTCATCAACATGAGTTTCGGAGACGACGTAGCCTCCCCGCTGCTACGCGATGTCATTCAATACGCCGTCAATCAAAATTGCGTTCTGGTGGCTTCGGCGGGAAATTCTGCCTCCGACCAGATTCACTTTCCATCCGGCTTCCCGGAGACGATTTCAGTCGGCGCGTCAAGTGAGAATGACAACTTAGCGGGTTTCTCTAATTTTGGCTCTTCGGTAGATCTGGTTGCCCCGGGAGTTAATATCCTGACAACAAAGCTGGGAAATTCATACGGTGATTTTAGCGGCACTTCGGCATCGGCGCCGCTTGTTTCAGCCCTGGCTGCGCTCATTCTTTCAAAAACGCCGGAGTTGTCGCCGGAATCGGTGAAAGGTTTGCTGACTTCTTCCAGCGATGATTTAGGCTCTGCGGGCTGGGACAACCTCTTCGCTTCCGGGAGGATCAACGCTTTCAGAGCTTTGGAGTCACCGTTTTTTTCTATTGTCCGTATCACTGCACCTGAGCTCGATCAAGGATTTTCTTCCGGGCCGGTCACGATTCGGGGAACTGCCGCCGGAACTTTTTTAAATGAATTTAGTCTCGAGCTCGGGGTCGGTGAAACACCGGAAACCTGGTCCGAAATTTTTCGCCAGACCAACCGCCAAATCATCGATGAGGAGATTACCTCTCTGGAAATTAATTCCCTCCAGGATACGCTTTACACCCTGCGTTTGATTTTAAGAAATAAAGACGGCACAGCAGTTGAAGACAAAGTCCGGTTTTTTGTCGACCGGACTCCGCCTGTCATTTCAAATATTAAGCAAACACCCATGCTCGACGGTGATCGCCACAGTCTCTTAATAGAATTCGAAACCGATGACCTCTGCGATGCCTCTATTTATTTCAGACCGGCTGGTTCTTCAGCAGATTTTCAAGAAAAAAAACTGCGGTTTCGAACCACCAGCCACCGTTTGAATTTCAGTCAGGATTTTCTTGTCGGTCAAATGGAATTCTTTGTTCAGGTTAGCAACGGCGCCGGATTAACTTCGATCAACAATAACGACGGCCGGTTTTTCAGCGCGGACCTAAGCGCCGCTCCCCTGGGAGGCGCCCCAATTGAAAACCTGGCAAGCGGTTTTCAGTCGAGTTTCCTTCTGGCTAAACCGGCAGATTTCGATTCCGATGGTTTGAAAGAAATTGTGCTGAATGAGTATGATGAAAATTTCAATTTCACCGCCTTGAAAATTTTGGAATTCGACCAGGGGCAGTTTAGGGAAGTTTTCGCAAGCAGTGAAGTTTTTATTCCCCGGGATTGGGGAGATTCCGATGGCGACGGATTTCCGGAAATACTCGCCGGACGAGGTTCCAGCACCTTCATTTTTGAAGCCACGGCGGCAAATGATTTCCCAACTCAAATCGTCTGGTCGAACACAAATGATGCCTGGGCCAGCCGCTTTGCAGATTTGGATCAAGATGGCTTGGGGGAGCTTATCCTCAGACTTGATGATCTCTTCACAGTTTGGGAAACTGATAATGATAACAGTTATGTATTGGTGGACTCATTTCCAAATCCAACGGCAGGCTCAAATTTCGTCGGTGTGCCGCATTCTGAAGTAGCGGATTTCGATGGCGACGGCCAATTGGAAATCATCTTCGGCGACTTTGACGGCGATATTTATATTTACGAAAATCGTGGAAACAACAGCTACCAATTTACCTGGTCGGACCGCCTGCCGCTTATCGACACCATTGATTATCTCTCGACCGGGGACTACGATGGCGACGGCATTGCCGAGTTTGTCGTCGGCTGCCACTCAGATCCAAGTCTGAATACAGAAAGTACTTTTGACAGCCGCCATTGGCTTTATCGAATCTATAAAAAAACCGGCGACAATTCATTTGAAACTGTTTGGCAGCAAGCCTTCTTCGGGTTCCAATCCCCTGCCGATTTTGACACCGGCGTTTCTTCCGGAGATGTGGACAACGACGGTCGCGATGAAATTCTAATCAATATTTTCCCGGATTTTTACATTGTCGATTACGATGTCGCTCTAGCAGAATACAAAGTCATCTGGCAGGCCGCGCCGAACCGCAGCAATAGTACAATGGTGGCAGACTTCGACAATAATGGCTTAAATGAATTTTATTTCAACACAGGTGAACAAGTCGCCGGCTACCAATTTTTATCAAACTTTGGCGGCCCATCGACTCCGCTGGCGTTTAAGGCAAGACCCCTGGATTTGAACTTAGTAGAACTTTCCTGGCAGCAAAGGGGACCCTTTGATTCATTTCGAATTTACCGCGGCACTGATGCCAACAATCTTGCGGTATTTGGCCAAACTCAGAATCAAATATTTTTAGATGCGACCGTGCAAACAGACACAGTTTACTGGTACGCGGTTACTGCAATCGATTCCTCTTTATCACCCGTTGAGAGCCTGCCTGCGCCGGCATTGAAAGTAAAACCCGGCTCGAAACCTTTTCTCGAAAGCGCAAGCTTCTTACCTCCACAGCAAGTGCAGTTAGTGTTCAGCGAGCCGATGGATAACTCCGTAACCAATCAAACCAATTTTGAAATTGTTGGAATCGGCACGCCCGGTTCATCCGTATCGCACAAAGCTGGCAAAGAAGTTATCTTAACAAGTCCCGTGATTCTTGAACCGGGAAATTATACAATCATTGTACGTAATCTCAGAGACCTGGACGGTACCCCAATCGACACGACCAGGAATTCAGTTAGCTTTACGGCAACAGCCCGGGAAAACGCACCTTACCTCGTCAGCGCAACGCTGATTCAAGCAAACCAACTAAGCTTGGAATTTAACGAGCCCTTAGATGACAACTCCGCTTCAGAGCCGGGGAATTATTTGATTGAACCAAACGTAAAGATATCCC
This region of candidate division KSB1 bacterium genomic DNA includes:
- a CDS encoding amidohydrolase family protein, coding for MIKSKLGWPFLIILLHLCFFSSINGQNAKVITALIGGTLIDGFGSTPIRNSVIIVEGERIKAVGQVGFLEIPPGAKIISTEGMSVLPGLWDMHVHLMINGHTDYTHWDKKYTPLFESVIMPASAKQLLMSGVTSARDLGGPLKPSIAVRDAINSGKIPGPTIYVSGPFIQHKPYPGTELFRWGVNGAQDARAKVRRLALAGVDCIKLIDQDQMTMEEVQAVVDEAHKHNLTVVAHSHRPEEIRRGLLAGVDCFEHTGLSTAPEYPPDIISLIRERTAKMNLGPLFWTPTIEVLFNYEYKRDNPEELDDNCWHDGLPDSIIQDIKSSFQHPDRLPYFQITPIRRPTLKRKFQQLRDSGIVLLIGTDSGIPMKFHCQSTWNELDIWVRELGVDPMQAIRAATYWPSVLMKVSEDVGTISEGKYADIIAVKGDVLRYINLLQDVDLVIKHGRQYK
- a CDS encoding S8 family serine peptidase → MAGSTSKSFRLFFLLFLLSGLQIAQAQSPEYVPGQLLVKVKSVSLNKASFPGKGKLGIPSLDAINASNSVKKVELFLKQKHPTKKLAGIFRISFSKDQNLEEIIAAYEQDPNVEYAQPNYVHQIDFTPNDSLFENQNALKNIQAEQAWDLQLASPEIIVGVIDTGIDYNHEDLIDALWINSGEDLNSNGRVDSSDFNGLDDDGNGFVDDIRGWDFTDAPTFPDGGDFQTPDNDPFDENGHGTSVAGIIGATGNNKKGIAGLAFGCQIMTLRAGTSLGFLEEDDVASAIVYAVDNGARVINMSFGDDVASPLLRDVIQYAVNQNCVLVASAGNSASDQIHFPSGFPETISVGASSENDNLAGFSNFGSSVDLVAPGVNILTTKLGNSYGDFSGTSASAPLVSALAALILSKTPELSPESVKGLLTSSSDDLGSAGWDNLFASGRINAFRALESPFFSIVRITAPELDQGFSSGPVTIRGTAAGTFLNEFSLELGVGETPETWSEIFRQTNRQIIDEEITSLEINSLQDTLYTLRLILRNKDGTAVEDKVRFFVDRTPPVISNIKQTPMLDGDRHSLLIEFETDDLCDASIYFRPAGSSADFQEKKLRFRTTSHRLNFSQDFLVGQMEFFVQVSNGAGLTSINNNDGRFFSADLSAAPLGGAPIENLASGFQSSFLLAKPADFDSDGLKEIVLNEYDENFNFTALKILEFDQGQFREVFASSEVFIPRDWGDSDGDGFPEILAGRGSSTFIFEATAANDFPTQIVWSNTNDAWASRFADLDQDGLGELILRLDDLFTVWETDNDNSYVLVDSFPNPTAGSNFVGVPHSEVADFDGDGQLEIIFGDFDGDIYIYENRGNNSYQFTWSDRLPLIDTIDYLSTGDYDGDGIAEFVVGCHSDPSLNTESTFDSRHWLYRIYKKTGDNSFETVWQQAFFGFQSPADFDTGVSSGDVDNDGRDEILINIFPDFYIVDYDVALAEYKVIWQAAPNRSNSTMVADFDNNGLNEFYFNTGEQVAGYQFLSNFGGPSTPLAFKARPLDLNLVELSWQQRGPFDSFRIYRGTDANNLAVFGQTQNQIFLDATVQTDTVYWYAVTAIDSSLSPVESLPAPALKVKPGSKPFLESASFLPPQQVQLVFSEPMDNSVTNQTNFEIVGIGTPGSSVSHKAGKEVILTSPVILEPGNYTIIVRNLRDLDGTPIDTTRNSVSFTATARENAPYLVSATLIQANQLSLEFNEPLDDNSASEPGNYLIEPNVKISRAELLSQKGTTVILTIDPESPIGPFGLNYFITVRNVQSEKGVPIRFGQGDTAALIFSSPDLSNIFAYPNPYRSDSGQDFVTIAGLTSEAKVRIMDISGRIIRTLEETDGNGGVTWDLKDESGSQVSSGVYIFFAVGEG